The genome window GTTCCTCGGAATGGCGCAGGGCGTTCATCTTGAACAGCCGGTCGATCAGCGGCCCCAGGATGGCGCTGTAGGTGCGCAGGAACTGGATGTCGTGTTCGGTGAAGTGATGCGGCCGGGTGTCGTCGACCTGCAGCAACCCGTAGACGACACCGCCCGGCAGCATGATCGGCACGTTGGCCAGCGCCACCACGCCCTGGTCGCGCATGAACTGCGGGACCTCGAAGCGGGTCTCCTTTGCGATGTCCGGGCTGGTGATGGGGCGGCCGCAATTGATCGAATAGCTCTCGGACGAATGGTCGGACATGGGCACGCGGACCTGTCCCACGACGTCCCGGGTCCAGCCGATCCCCGCGCGCAGGAACAGGGTGCGGCCGTCGTCCTGCAGCTCCAGCACCTTGGCGCGGCGGGTGCCCAGGGCGGCGGCGACCAGCCGGCAGGCCTCGTGCAGCACCGCGTCCAGGTCGTCGTGCAGCGTGGCGAAATCGCCGAAATCGGCCAGCGTCTTCTGGCGCGCCGCGTATTTCCGGATGATGTCGTCTTCGGTCATGAAGGGCCGGACCCCGCTGATGAAATCGAATTGCAGTCTATGCACCCACAGGCAACTTCCGAGTGCAAAACGCAATAGTTTAATTCATGCCAGATTGTGGATGCAGACATGCAACAAATGTGCAACTCTATATGTCTAAGTCCGTCGAACCGGCAGTCTTGTCGCTTCATAAATTTTTCGTGCGACCCGGATTAGCGCATGTCGGTCGGGGCAGAAAACCGCCCAGACCTCTGTCTGCGATCCCGGAGGGGTGAGAAAAGACATGATGTACCGAATCATGATCGTCGAGGACGAATACTGGACCGCGATGCATCTGGCCAATGAGGCCCGCGATCGCCGCGCCATCGTCCTGGGACCGATCAGCTCGATCGAGAAGGCCGTCAAGTTCCTGGAAAGCGCCGAGCCGCCGGATGTCGCGATTCTCGACATCCAGCTGCGCTTCGACGAGGTCTTTCCCTTGGCCGACATGATGCGCGAGGCGCGGATCCCGTTCATCTTCGCCACCGGCTACGAGCCCGAAGACCTGCCCGAGCGCTTCTCGGACGTCCCGCATTTCGTAAAGCCGTTCATGGGCGGCGAATGCATCGAGGCGGTGCTGGACCTGGCGGCGGCCAAGCGCGCCGCCGAATAGCCGCGTCAGACGCCTTGCGACATGGAAAAAGGCCGGGCATCGCTGCCCGGCCTTTCGTCGTTTGGTATCCCTGACTGCGGGATCAGTTCGCCGGAGCGGGCTCCGGGCTTTGCAGCGGGACCGTCGTGGTCTCGGTGCCCTCGACCGGGGCGGTCGTCTCGTCGGGCTCGATGATCTCGACCGTCACGCTCTCCTCGGCGATATCCGCCGGGGCGGCATCGGCCTCGATGTCGGCCGCGGGGGCCGTGTCTGTGGCAGGCGCTGCCTCGGGCGTCACGGCGGGGGCCGGTTCGACCTCGGGCTCGGGCTCGACCGGATCGACCACGACCGGGGTGGGCGTCGTGTCGGCCTCGGCGTCGTCCATCTGCGTCTCGGCGACCGGCTCGGTCGTCTCGACCTCGTCATCCGACGACATCATGCCCAGAAGGAAATAAGCCAGGATCGCCAGCACGATCACGCCGATGACGATCGGCAGGACCTTGGACTTCTTCTCCGTCTCGGCGGGCCGGTCGGTGGCGTAGGGATCGGTCGTGCGGGGATGGTTCGGGTCGTTGATGGGGGTCTTGGCCATGAAAGTCTCCTGTCTGGCGGGGGGCCGCACCCGCGTCGCCGGAAGGGTGTCGGCCGGGAAAGTCGGTCGTCAAGGCCCGGCTGCCGTCCAGGGACTGCAGCCGGGCCATCGAAGCATCGTGTCAGGCGCCGTAGACGGGCGTCTTACTCGACTTCGTATTCCGGCATGGTCTCGATCGAAGCCGAGTCGGTGGCGATGAAGCCGCGGATCTCGTCACCATCGGTCGCCTGCTGGAAGGACACTTGGTCCATCGGCAGCGACACGTTGCGCTCGCCCATTCCCAGGAATCCGCCGACACCGACGATGACCATCTCGATCTGGCCGTCATCCGTCAGCACCAGGTCGTTGACCTGACCGATGTTTTCGTCATCGGCGGAATAGATGGCCACGCCCTCGACGGTTTCCGCCGTCAGCATCTGCATGTCGGCGGCCTGATAGCCGTCGCGCATCTCGGTGTCCATCATCGGCGCGCCGGTCACGTCGACCTGCGGTTCGGCCTGCGTCACGTCGACATTGGCTTCGCCGCCTTCGACGACCTCGACCTCGGCTTCGGCTTCCTCGACCGAGACATCGGCCTCGCCGCCCTCCTGGATGTTCACGTCCGGCTCGGCGGTGCGCAGATTGACCTCGGCCTGCTCGGCTGCGGCCACATCGACCTCGGCTTCGGATTCCTGCACGTTCACCTCAGCTTCGGCGTCACTGACGACGATGTTGGGCTCGGGTGCCTGGTAGCGGACAACGGGCTCGGGAGTGTCGACCATCACGGTCGGCTCGCCCTCGGCCACTTCCACGGTGGGATCGGCCATGCGGACCGCGACGCGCGGCTCGGGGATGTCCACGGTGACGGTCGGCGGAGCCTGGGTCACGGTGATGGTCGGCGCGCACTGCTCGACAGTCACCTGCGGCGGCGCCTGCTGGACCGTCACGGTGGGCTCGGGCTGATCGACGGTCACCTCGGGGGGCGACTGGCTGACATCGACCTGGGGGGCGGGGACGGTGACGTCGACCTGCGGATCGGCCTGGTCGACGATGACCTCGCCGCCCATCGGAGTGGTGGCGGCTTCCTGTGCGACGCTGGCGGTGGCCAGCAATGCGGTGGTGGCGACGGTTCCCATAAGCTTCATGAACATGAAGTATCTCCTGATTTAGATTTAATGCTATTGCTAGCGTTCCTGTCCACCCAACACGAGAAATGCTTTGACGTTCCAATAATAATTAACTTCATTTAATTGGGATTATTCCGGGTTAATCCAGGAACAAACCGGCGCTTAAAAGTATAACACGGGTTTTTGAAAATCCGGGTCTGGCGCCTCGGCAATGGCCCGGCCCATCCGCCCTTTGGACATGCAAACGGGCGGCGCTTTCGGCGCCGCCCGGTCATGATGTCCCGCGATCACTCGCTGCGGTCGTCCACGATGATCTCGACGCCGTTCTCGGTCCGATAGACGGCGATCACCTGGTCGGCGGCGTGGCCCTCGGCCTCCAGCATCTCGACGATGCGGGCGTCCTGCTGCAGGGCGGCCTGCAGGGCCTGGCGGCTGTCACCGGCCTCGTCCATCGCCTCGTCCAGATCGGTGCGCGTGCCCATCGAGGTGCCCATGACCTGCGTGGTGCCCGTGGCCAGACCTTCCGAGATGCCCGCCGGGCTGGCCGTCGACTGACCCGCCGTGCCCGCGGCCGAGCCGGGCGCGCCGCCCGAGCCCTCGACCGTCTCGTTGGTCGTGCGGCCGCCGGTCATCGGGGGATTGCCCTCCTCGGCGGTGGCCATCGAGGCGCCGCCCGCCGCGTCGACCTCGCTCAGGGGCAGGATCTGCAGCCGGGTCGTGGTCTCCAGCGTCTCGACGACGTCCTGGCCGATCTGGCCCGCGCGCAGGTCGGTGGCCAGCTGGGTGCGGGTCAGCGACGCGGATTCGGCAGAGCCGCCCGAATCCGCCGCGGAGCCGGTGTTCTGGCCGCTGCCGGTGATCGTGGGCTCGGTCCCCTCGGGGGCGGGTTCGTCCGAGCCGGAATCGGCGCCGGTCACCGGCGCGTCGGTCGCGGTGCCGGTCGCCTCCATGTCCGCCGCACCGTCCATGTCCGCGGTGTCGTCCGTGCCTTGGGTGACGTCCGTCGCGGCAGGCTGCTCGCCGCCGCCGCCGACGACCGATCCGGCAGCACCCGCGCCGCCGCCCAGCTCCTGTTCGGTCTCGGCGGTGGGGGTGATTGCGGCGTCCTGCGCCCAAACCGGGGTGGCCAGGGCGGTGGCCAGAAGGGCTGCGTAGCTGGTCTGCATCAGATGTCGTGCCATGTCGTGTCGTCCTTTTCCGGGGGTCCGCCGTTCGCGGGCGGTGCGGGGATCCAACCGGGGGCAGGGGGGAATGTTCCGGGGCGCCGGGGGCCCTGCGCCCGATCGCCGCGCAAACCCGGTCACGTTCGCGCGTGACTGTCGTGACCCCGGGCCCGGGGACGAAAAGGACCGGCACCCTGGGCGGGGTGCCGGTCCCGGAAAGCCGATCCGCGACAGCTGGTATCAGGCGGTCTCGGAGGCGCGGATCATCCACTCGCGGTGGCGCTGCTCGTCCGCCAGCGCCTTGCGGAAGAAGATCTTGGACTTCGGCAGCGCGTCGCTGTGGGTCGAGGCGCGCTCGTAGGCGGTCACGGTGTCCTCCTCGTTCGTGCGCATCGCCTTGAGGATCGCGCCGTCGCCGAAGAGGCCCGCCAAGGCGACCTTGCCGGTGGTCAGCATCTGCTTCATGTCGCCGTCCAGCGGCGCCTCGGCCCCGATCTCGGCGGCCATCTCGTTCAGGACCTCCAGATGCTGCAGGTGATCCTGGCGGAACGCCTCGACCTGCGCGACCAGGGTGTGGTCGGACAGGCGCGAGGTGGTGGATTCGTAGGCCGCGATGGCGTCGCGTTCCAGAAGGATCAGGTTGGTGACCAGATCCGCGATCAGGTCTTCGGTTCCGACGGTGGTAACCATGGGCAGTCTCCTTTCGGGCGCCGACCCGAAACGGGGCCGGCATCGGGGGGCGTGCAACCGGGCGGGGCGCGGGATGTTCCCGGCCCGCCCGGCGGCAACGGGGCGTTAGGGCGTCAGCACGACCTTGGTCCATTCGTTCTGGTTGTCGGCGAAGTTGCGATAGCCGCGCGGCGCCTCTTCCAGCGAGAGGCGGTGCGAGATCAGGAAGGTCGTGTCGATCTTGCCCTCCATGATCATGTCCAGAAGCCGGCTGCCGTAGCGCTGCACATGGGTCTGGCCGCTGCGAACCTGCAGGCCCTTCTCCATCAGCGCGCCAAGCGGGAACTTGTCGGCCATGCCGCCATAGACGCCCGGGATCGACACGCGGCCGCCCTTGCGCACCGCCATCAGCGCCATGCGCAGCGCGTGGGCCCGGTCGGCGCCGATGCCGACCTTCTGCTTGGCGGTGTCCAGCAGGTTGTCGGGCGCCATGCCGTGGCTTTCCATGCCGACCGCGTCAATGACCGCGTCGGGGCCCATGCCGCCGGTCATCTCCATCAGCGCCTCCAGCACATGGGTCTGGGTATAGTCGATGACGTCGGCACCCAGGCCCCGGGCGAGGGCCAGGCGGTTCGGGTGGTGGTCGATGGCGATCACCCGCCCCGCGCCCATCAGCAGCGCGGATTGCACGGCGAACAGGCCGACCGGCCCGCAGCCCCAGACCGCGACGCTGTCGCCCGGCAGGATGTCGCAATTCTCGGCGGCCATCCAGCCGGTGGGCAGGATGTCGGACAGAAACAGCACGTCCTCGTCGGGCACGCCGTCGGGGACCACGATCGGCCCCACGTCGGAATAGGGCACGCGCACATATTCCGCCTGACCGCCGGGATAGCCGCCGGTCATGTGCGAATAGCCGAAGAGCCCGCCGACTGCATGGCCGTACAGCAGCTCGGACGCCTCCTGCGTCTCGACCGGGTTGGCGTTGTCGCAGGCCGAGAACAGCGTGGCCTTGCAGAAGAAGCAGCTGCCGCAGGAGATGGTGAAGGGCACCACGACCCGCTGGCCCTTCTTCAGCGTCGATTTCGGGCCGGTCTCGACCACCCGGCCCATGAACTCGTGGCCCAGGATGTCGCCGCCCTGCAGCCCCGGAATGACCGCGTCATACAGGTGCAGGTCCGATCCGCAGATCGCGGTCGAGGTGACCTCGATGATCGCGTCGCGGGGGTTGACGATCTGGGGATCGGGGACCGTGTCCATGCGGACGTCGTGCTTGCCGTGCCAGGTCAGTGCGCGCATCAGGTATTCCTCTGGTTCGAAGCGGTGGCGATCTCGCCGGTTTCCAGCAGCATCTTCAGCCGCTTCAGTTCCTGCCGCCCGCGGGTCTTGGGATCGATGCCGCGCAGCTTGGCGGCCCAATGGCCCAGAAGCCCGTAGGGCGGGACATAGGCGACATGGGCCTCGACCTCGGTGCCGCGCCCGGCGGGGGCGTCGCGCAGGCGGATCTTGGCCTCGACCTGGAAGTCGGCACCCTCGACCGAGCGCCAGGCCAGGGATTCGCTAGCGCGGTCCTCGACCAGCCGCGTCTCGATGCGGAAGGGGCCGTGGCCGCCGTCGATCACCCAGATGGGGCGGTCGGGCGTGCCCTCGATGGCGACCAGGTCCTGCATGAACAGGGCCAGCTGCCTGGGATCGCGCCACATGGCGTGGATGCGGTCGCGGGGCGCGTCGATGGTGACGGTGCGGCCCGTGACCTGATAGCCGCCGAACTGCAGCCGCTTGGCGGTGCGGCCCGGCGCGCTGTCGGCGGGATGGCGGGGGCCGGGCGTCATCAGGCGGGCCACCCCCACCACGCCCAAGGCCAGGACGGCCACGCCGAGGATGGGGAAAAGATCGGATCTGCGGTCGGTCATGAAACCTCCTTGTCGCAGGGAGCGCCGCGTGCGGCTGCGAGGGGGCCAGAACCGGACCGATGGGCTTTTGTTCCCGCCCACCCCGTCCGCGCGCCTCAGCGCGGGATGACGGTCATCGAGCCGTCGGTCTCCAGCACCACCGACTTTACCTGCGTCAGATCGGTCTTGCCGCTGGAGCGCAGCGCGGCGTCGATCTCGTCGCGGGTGACGCGCTGCGTCTTCATCGCGCCCTCCAGCGGGCGGCCGTCATGGACCAGCAGCGTCGGCTCGGCCTTGATCAGCGCGCGGAAGCGATCCGAGCGGACGGAAGCCCAAGTGATCGCATATTGCAGATAGACCAGCAGGGCCAAGGCCACGACCCCCTCGACCAGGGGCACGCTGGCGGTCAGCAGCACGGTGGCCAGGGTCGAGCCCAGGGCCACGGTCACCACCAGATCGAAGGCGTTCATCTTGCTCAGCGTCCGCTTGCCCGAGGCGCGCAGCATGACGATCAGCGCCAGATAGGCCAAGAGGCCGACGATGACCGTGCGGATCACGCCTGCCCAGTCATCGAAGAACATCGGATCGGACATGGGTCGGCCTTTCATCGCGGAAAGCTGTGGGGTGAGCCGGGTCAAGCCGCCCCGTCCCCGATGGTTCCCCGCTGCCCTATCCCTGGTGCCACGGCAGCGCCCGGGCCCCGGCACCCCGCAGGCTGACCTGCGCCAGCGCACACAGCGCCAGCAGCAGCAGCGTCGACAGGACCGAGACGGCGGCGGCGGCGGTCGAATTGCCCTCGTATTGCAGGGAAAAGACCATGACGCCGATGGTCTCGTGCCCCGAGGACCACAGCAGCGCCGACAGGGTCAGCTCGTTCATCGCGGTCATCACGACCAGCATCCCCCCGGCCAGCGCCGCAGCCAGGACCGAGGGCGCAAAGATCCGGCCCATCCGGTCGGCCAACCCCAGCCCGGCGATGCGCGCGGCCTCGTCCAGGCCCGGGTCGGCACCCTGTGCCGCCGCCATGACGGGGCGCAGCACCAAAGGCAGGAAGCGCGCCAGATAGGCGATGAGCAGGATCGCGGCGGTCCCGTAGAGCGAGACCCCCAGCAGCGGCAAAGGCGGCAGGAAGGCCAGGATCATCGCCAGCGCGACCACGGTGCCCGGCACGACCCACGGCGCCTCGGCCAGCAGGTCCAGCGCGGTGACGGCGGGGCTGGGGCGGCGCGTCGCCAGATAGGCCAAGGGCAGCGTCACCGCGACGCACAGGATCGCCGCCGCGCCCGACAGCATCAGCGAATTGCCGAAGGCGCGGGTGACGGCGGCATTGGCCAGCACCCGGGCGTACTGGTCCAGGCTGGCCACCTCCCTCGAGAAGGGCACCCCGATCGCGGGCACCAGCGAGGTCAGGACCAGCGCGGCCAGCGGCAGGATCGCGATGACCGCGACCCCCGCCCAGATCAGCGCCTGAGCCCAGAGGGGGGCGCGGCGGGTGGGCGCGAAGGCGCGCCCGCCCTCGATCCGCATGCGCAGCTGCCGCATCAGGACCGCGCGCAGGGCCAGCGCCGCCACCGCGATCAGCGTCAGGATCAGCGCCAGCACCGCCACCTGCCCCGCGACCGAGGGGCCGAAGCCATTGAGCCGCTGATAGATCAGCGTGGTCAGCATCGGCACGCGGCCGGGGATGCCCAGCAGCGCCGGGATGCCGAAATTGCCCACCGCGGCGGTGAAGGCCAGCAGCGCGCCGGCCAGCGCCGAGGGCGCGACCAGCGGCAGGATCACCCGGGCCAGCACGCGGGCGGGCGGGACGCTGGCGATCCGCGCGGCCTCGACCAGATCGGCGGGCACGGATTTCAGCGCCGCGCGGATGGCGATGAAGACCAGCGGCATATGCTCGATCCCCATGACCAGCGCGATGCCCATCCGGGAATAGAGCGGATTGCCCTGCCCCGGCGCGGGCGCCAGCCCAAGGGGGCTCAGGATCGGGGATTGCGACCCCAGCAGCTCGATCCAGGACAAGGCGAGGATCTGCGAAGGGATGATCAGCGGCATCAGGATCAGGAAGGACAGGACCGCGCGGAACGGCATCCGCATCAGCCCCACGGCCAGCGCCAGCCCCGCCCCCAGCACCACCGACACGCCGACCGAGACCAGCGACAGGGTCAGCGTGTTCCAGAAGGCCCGGCCCGTGGCGCGCGCCGACAGCGTGTCGCGCATCGTGCCCAGCAGCTGCCCCTCGTCGCCGGGGCCGAAGGCGGTCAGCAGCAACTGCCCAAGCGGCCAGACGGTGATCAGGCCGACATAGACGCACAAGGCGAGGGCCAGCATGCGCTCGCCCCCGCCGGTCCTGCGGTCGCCGAGAAGGTGCAGGTCAGCCGCCATAGAGGTCGGCGAACTCCATCTTGACGTCCTCGCCATCCGACAGAAGCGCGGCATTGTCGGCGCCGATGATGCTGAGGCTGTCGGCCTCGGGATAGCCCTCGGGCGCGGCCATCCCGGCGACCAGCGGGAAATAGCCCTGCGCGACCGACTGCTCCTGCGCGGCCCGGCCCAGCTGCCAGTCGACGAAGGCCTTCGCGGCATCGGGCACGTCGGTCCCGGCCAGGATCGCCACCGGCTGCGTCACCGCCGTCACGCCCTCGGACGGGAAGACGAAATCGACGGGCGAGCCCTGCGCCTTGGCATTCATCGCCATGTATTCGACCAGCACGCCATAGGCCTTCTCGCCGCGCGCGACGGCCTCCAGCACGGTGCCGTTGCCTTGGCCCGCGACGGCGCCGCCCTCCGCCAGCGTCTCGAAATACTCCCACCCGAACTCGGGCTGCTGGACCATCGTGCCGACATGGATCGCCGCCGCCCCGGAATACAGAGGCGAAGGCATGATCGTCTGCGCGGCGGCCTCGGGGGCGGCCAGATCGGCCCAGGAGGTCGGCGCCTCGACCATGGAGCTGTTGTAGACGATGCCGGTGGTGATCAGCTTGGTGGGAAAGAACATCGCCTCCGCATCCAGCAGGGCCGGGTCGATCCCGTCCACCGGCGCGTCGGGATGCGCCATCAGGCGGTCGTCCTGCTTCAGCTGGGTCATGGCGACGGCATCGGCGATCAGCAGCACGTCGGCGGGGGTGTCGCCCGCCGCGAACTCGGCCTGCAGCTTGGCCATCACCTCGGTCGTGCCGGACCGGAACAGCTCGACCTCGATCTCGGGGTGGTCCTCGTTGAAGGCGGCGATGACCTCGGTCATCTGCTCCTGCGGCTGCGAGGTGTAGACGGTCAGGGTCTGCGCCAGGGCGGGCAAAGCAAGGCCGGTCAGGGCGGTGGACAGCATCAGGATGCGGGTCATGAAAGCCTCTCGGGGGTCGGGGACAAAGGGCACGCGCAGGGCGGCAGGGCGGCCGCTGCGGGGGTGCGGAAAAGGATGGGGCGGTCAGGCATCGGCATCCGCCGTGGCGGCGACCGAGGGTTGGCGCAGGGGGGCGGCCTCGCCCTCGCGGGCGATGACCCAGCCCCCGGTGATGTCGATGCCGACCTCGTCCTGCGCGGGCAGGGGCTGGTCCAGCGCCAAAGTCAGCAGGTCGGTCCCGATGCCGCGCGGCAGGACATGGGTCAGATAGCGCCCGTGCTGGAAGCTTTGCGACAGGATCTGGGCGCGGAAATGGCCCGGGCCCCGCGACAGGCGCAGATCCTCGCGGTGCAGGCACAGCCAGGCGGGGCCGGGACCCGCCCCGCCGGGAACCCTCAGGGCGCCGCCGTCC of Paracoccus liaowanqingii contains these proteins:
- a CDS encoding ABC transporter permease, translating into MAADLHLLGDRRTGGGERMLALALCVYVGLITVWPLGQLLLTAFGPGDEGQLLGTMRDTLSARATGRAFWNTLTLSLVSVGVSVVLGAGLALAVGLMRMPFRAVLSFLILMPLIIPSQILALSWIELLGSQSPILSPLGLAPAPGQGNPLYSRMGIALVMGIEHMPLVFIAIRAALKSVPADLVEAARIASVPPARVLARVILPLVAPSALAGALLAFTAAVGNFGIPALLGIPGRVPMLTTLIYQRLNGFGPSVAGQVAVLALILTLIAVAALALRAVLMRQLRMRIEGGRAFAPTRRAPLWAQALIWAGVAVIAILPLAALVLTSLVPAIGVPFSREVASLDQYARVLANAAVTRAFGNSLMLSGAAAILCVAVTLPLAYLATRRPSPAVTALDLLAEAPWVVPGTVVALAMILAFLPPLPLLGVSLYGTAAILLIAYLARFLPLVLRPVMAAAQGADPGLDEAARIAGLGLADRMGRIFAPSVLAAALAGGMLVVMTAMNELTLSALLWSSGHETIGVMVFSLQYEGNSTAAAAVSVLSTLLLLALCALAQVSLRGAGARALPWHQG
- a CDS encoding DUF421 domain-containing protein; protein product: MFFDDWAGVIRTVIVGLLAYLALIVMLRASGKRTLSKMNAFDLVVTVALGSTLATVLLTASVPLVEGVVALALLVYLQYAITWASVRSDRFRALIKAEPTLLVHDGRPLEGAMKTQRVTRDEIDAALRSSGKTDLTQVKSVVLETDGSMTVIPR
- a CDS encoding SRPBCC family protein, with translation MTDRRSDLFPILGVAVLALGVVGVARLMTPGPRHPADSAPGRTAKRLQFGGYQVTGRTVTIDAPRDRIHAMWRDPRQLALFMQDLVAIEGTPDRPIWVIDGGHGPFRIETRLVEDRASESLAWRSVEGADFQVEAKIRLRDAPAGRGTEVEAHVAYVPPYGLLGHWAAKLRGIDPKTRGRQELKRLKMLLETGEIATASNQRNT
- a CDS encoding response regulator, which encodes MMYRIMIVEDEYWTAMHLANEARDRRAIVLGPISSIEKAVKFLESAEPPDVAILDIQLRFDEVFPLADMMREARIPFIFATGYEPEDLPERFSDVPHFVKPFMGGECIEAVLDLAAAKRAAE
- a CDS encoding PRC-barrel domain-containing protein, with translation MFMKLMGTVATTALLATASVAQEAATTPMGGEVIVDQADPQVDVTVPAPQVDVSQSPPEVTVDQPEPTVTVQQAPPQVTVEQCAPTITVTQAPPTVTVDIPEPRVAVRMADPTVEVAEGEPTVMVDTPEPVVRYQAPEPNIVVSDAEAEVNVQESEAEVDVAAAEQAEVNLRTAEPDVNIQEGGEADVSVEEAEAEVEVVEGGEANVDVTQAEPQVDVTGAPMMDTEMRDGYQAADMQMLTAETVEGVAIYSADDENIGQVNDLVLTDDGQIEMVIVGVGGFLGMGERNVSLPMDQVSFQQATDGDEIRGFIATDSASIETMPEYEVE
- a CDS encoding ABC transporter substrate-binding protein, which codes for MTRILMLSTALTGLALPALAQTLTVYTSQPQEQMTEVIAAFNEDHPEIEVELFRSGTTEVMAKLQAEFAAGDTPADVLLIADAVAMTQLKQDDRLMAHPDAPVDGIDPALLDAEAMFFPTKLITTGIVYNSSMVEAPTSWADLAAPEAAAQTIMPSPLYSGAAAIHVGTMVQQPEFGWEYFETLAEGGAVAGQGNGTVLEAVARGEKAYGVLVEYMAMNAKAQGSPVDFVFPSEGVTAVTQPVAILAGTDVPDAAKAFVDWQLGRAAQEQSVAQGYFPLVAGMAAPEGYPEADSLSIIGADNAALLSDGEDVKMEFADLYGG
- a CDS encoding ferritin-like domain-containing protein → MVTTVGTEDLIADLVTNLILLERDAIAAYESTTSRLSDHTLVAQVEAFRQDHLQHLEVLNEMAAEIGAEAPLDGDMKQMLTTGKVALAGLFGDGAILKAMRTNEEDTVTAYERASTHSDALPKSKIFFRKALADEQRHREWMIRASETA
- a CDS encoding zinc-dependent alcohol dehydrogenase, producing the protein MRALTWHGKHDVRMDTVPDPQIVNPRDAIIEVTSTAICGSDLHLYDAVIPGLQGGDILGHEFMGRVVETGPKSTLKKGQRVVVPFTISCGSCFFCKATLFSACDNANPVETQEASELLYGHAVGGLFGYSHMTGGYPGGQAEYVRVPYSDVGPIVVPDGVPDEDVLFLSDILPTGWMAAENCDILPGDSVAVWGCGPVGLFAVQSALLMGAGRVIAIDHHPNRLALARGLGADVIDYTQTHVLEALMEMTGGMGPDAVIDAVGMESHGMAPDNLLDTAKQKVGIGADRAHALRMALMAVRKGGRVSIPGVYGGMADKFPLGALMEKGLQVRSGQTHVQRYGSRLLDMIMEGKIDTTFLISHRLSLEEAPRGYRNFADNQNEWTKVVLTP